One genomic segment of Desulfomicrobium sp. ZS1 includes these proteins:
- a CDS encoding ExeA family protein: MYENFYGLRERPFTIVPNPGYLYMSEKHKLAFAHLKYGLGEGTGFVVLTGGIGTGKTTLIRYLLGRIEKAVDVALVFNTNVTGEELLRLIIREFEAGEPGGDKAANLAMLNEYLIDRFSQGRHAIVIVDEAQNLSRDALEEVRLLSNLQGNSRPLLQVVLVGQPELRRKLADPTLTQLAQRITSTFHLPSLELDEAKAYICFRLAHAGGNPLLFTPEAMEAIHALSAGVPRLINIICDAALVHGFADELPVIGPEVVRDVARQMAPMLHSSGVQTTGDTEPSAGMEVAPDLEERLSALERRLTVMEERFAAWGTDVQLLTLELGALKERFNDAQAAPLTDTEAASAQGVVSIPTEMPVEERAPADKKPQRAGGFLKWLWG, encoded by the coding sequence ATGTACGAAAATTTCTACGGCCTACGCGAGCGGCCATTCACCATCGTGCCCAATCCGGGCTATCTGTACATGAGCGAGAAGCACAAGCTGGCTTTCGCGCATCTCAAATACGGCCTGGGGGAGGGGACCGGGTTCGTGGTCCTCACCGGTGGCATCGGCACGGGCAAGACCACGCTCATCCGCTATTTGTTGGGCCGCATCGAGAAGGCCGTGGACGTGGCTCTGGTCTTCAATACCAATGTCACGGGCGAGGAACTGCTGCGGCTCATCATCCGTGAGTTCGAGGCCGGGGAGCCGGGCGGCGACAAGGCCGCGAACCTGGCCATGCTCAACGAGTATCTCATTGACCGCTTCAGCCAGGGCCGGCACGCCATCGTCATCGTGGACGAGGCCCAGAATTTGTCCCGCGACGCCCTGGAGGAGGTGCGCCTGCTCTCCAATCTGCAGGGCAACAGCCGGCCGCTCTTGCAGGTGGTCCTGGTCGGACAGCCGGAGCTGCGCCGCAAGCTGGCCGATCCGACCCTGACCCAGCTGGCCCAGCGCATTACCTCGACCTTTCACCTGCCCTCCCTGGAACTTGACGAGGCCAAGGCCTACATCTGCTTCCGTCTGGCCCATGCCGGGGGCAATCCGCTCCTGTTCACGCCCGAGGCCATGGAAGCCATCCACGCGCTCTCGGCCGGGGTGCCGCGCCTGATCAACATTATCTGCGACGCGGCCCTGGTGCACGGCTTCGCCGACGAGCTGCCAGTCATCGGCCCCGAGGTGGTGCGGGACGTGGCCCGGCAGATGGCGCCCATGCTGCACTCAAGCGGCGTCCAGACCACGGGGGACACCGAACCCTCGGCCGGAATGGAGGTCGCGCCGGACCTGGAGGAACGCCTGTCCGCTCTGGAACGCCGCCTCACGGTCATGGAAGAGCGCTTCGCGGCCTGGGGCACGGACGTGCAGCTTTTGACCCTGGAGCTTGGGGCGCTGAAGGAACGTTTCAATGACGCGCAGGCCGCGCCTCTAACGGACACCGAAGCCGCCTCCGCGCAAGGCGTGGTCAGCATCCCGACTGAAATGCCTGTCGAAGAGCGCGCCCCTGCGGACAAGAAACCGCAAAGGGCCGGTGGTTTTTTGAAGTGGCTGTGGGGGTGA
- a CDS encoding capsular biosynthesis protein: MSKIIKALEKAEEAERLAAGNSAGIIVPDSAPARPVGHVAQAAPVVPVASAYRPKAQAGGAERRDSVEVRYEQTKIEQACFHKMEERRLLGEGAPRELRDAFNVVRTQILQQTRSKGLNTIMVTSPGRGEGKTTVATNLAITIARDASQTALLVDANLRWPGISCGLGMDLRPGLSDHFLRGLPVESLFVNPGIDKLVVLPAGASQEDSVDIISSPGMQNLVGELKSRYPDRYVIFDCPHLLGIPDALVFAEYVDGIVLVAGEGHTAQNDLKTALGMLEGRNLLGVVLNKVG; the protein is encoded by the coding sequence ATGAGCAAGATTATCAAGGCCCTTGAAAAGGCCGAGGAAGCTGAGCGGCTGGCGGCGGGGAATTCGGCCGGCATTATTGTGCCGGACTCTGCGCCCGCGCGGCCAGTCGGACACGTCGCGCAGGCTGCGCCTGTCGTGCCTGTCGCGTCTGCATACAGACCGAAAGCGCAGGCCGGGGGCGCGGAGCGGCGGGACAGTGTCGAGGTGCGTTATGAACAGACCAAGATCGAGCAGGCCTGCTTTCACAAGATGGAGGAGCGCAGGCTCCTGGGCGAGGGCGCTCCGCGCGAACTGCGCGACGCTTTCAATGTGGTGCGCACGCAGATTCTGCAGCAGACCCGCTCCAAGGGCTTGAACACGATCATGGTCACCAGCCCCGGCCGGGGCGAGGGCAAGACCACGGTGGCCACCAACCTGGCCATCACCATTGCCCGCGACGCCAGCCAGACCGCCCTGCTGGTGGACGCCAACCTGCGCTGGCCCGGCATCTCCTGCGGTCTGGGCATGGACTTGCGGCCCGGGCTGTCGGACCATTTCCTGCGCGGTTTGCCCGTGGAAAGCCTGTTCGTGAATCCGGGCATCGACAAGCTCGTGGTCCTGCCTGCGGGCGCGTCGCAGGAGGATTCGGTGGACATCATCAGCTCGCCCGGCATGCAGAACCTTGTCGGGGAACTGAAGAGCCGCTATCCGGACCGCTACGTCATCTTCGACTGCCCGCATCTCTTGGGCATCCCCGACGCCCTGGTCTTTGCCGAATACGTGGACGGCATCGTCCTGGTGGCGGGCGAAGGCCACACCGCGCAAAACGACTTGAAAACCGCGCTCGGCATGCTGGAAGGACGGAATCTGCTGGGAGTGGTTTTGAATAAAGTGGGATGA
- a CDS encoding Wzz/FepE/Etk N-terminal domain-containing protein produces the protein MTSFSEETELGYLFGVIRRRIWQMVLPAVAVFVLVAVVVALLPAKYESSATILIEGQEVPQELVRSTVTGFVEERLQTITQVVLNRANLMSIIDRVGLYRDERKSMTSEALVEMMRKDITMEPIQAEVMSNTGRPATATIAFSVAFEGTEPAKVLQTTNTLVSLFLEENLKNREEKASTAYSFLEKQLVALRDEVAQSEELIARFKEEHLGSLPELTQLNLQTLERIERDAQAVQENIRGILERRAFLEGQLATVTPQRTLVTAEGGRVLPPAEELRALKTRYVSLTATHSDKHPEVIKLREQIAALEGSGVSVDLAEELAAARANLADLNARYGQKHPDVQAAERRVAALEESGAGRSRMVASSVADSADNPAWMALKSQLQATDMDLRSQQAMLADLRLRQDELTRRLENTPRVEQEYRKLERDHQNAQLKFQETSQKLMAARDSKELEEERAGEKLTLIEPPMLPEVPSKPKRMLLMLVGFVMSLGFGAGCGALAEAMDGSVRGLRSLHALTKAPLLGSIPYVATGAEVARRKRKITMAVTGMAGALAVLVLLFHVYVRPLDIIFYQIMDRF, from the coding sequence ATGACCAGTTTCAGTGAAGAGACCGAACTCGGATATCTGTTTGGCGTCATCCGGCGTCGCATCTGGCAGATGGTTTTGCCGGCCGTGGCCGTTTTTGTGTTGGTCGCGGTGGTGGTGGCGTTGTTGCCGGCCAAATATGAGTCCTCGGCCACGATTTTGATCGAGGGTCAGGAGGTGCCGCAGGAGCTGGTGCGTTCCACCGTGACCGGGTTCGTGGAGGAGCGGCTGCAGACCATCACGCAGGTGGTGCTGAACCGCGCCAATCTGATGAGCATCATCGACCGCGTCGGCCTGTATCGGGATGAGCGCAAGAGCATGACCTCCGAGGCCTTGGTCGAGATGATGCGTAAAGACATCACCATGGAACCCATCCAGGCCGAGGTCATGAGCAACACGGGCCGCCCCGCCACGGCGACCATTGCCTTTTCCGTGGCCTTCGAAGGCACCGAGCCCGCCAAGGTGCTGCAGACCACCAACACGCTGGTCTCGCTTTTTCTGGAGGAGAATCTCAAGAATCGCGAGGAAAAGGCGTCCACGGCCTATTCTTTTCTCGAAAAGCAGCTTGTGGCCCTGCGTGACGAAGTGGCGCAGTCCGAGGAGCTCATCGCCCGCTTCAAGGAGGAGCACCTGGGCTCCCTGCCGGAGCTGACCCAGCTCAACCTGCAGACGCTGGAGCGCATCGAGCGCGACGCGCAGGCCGTGCAGGAAAACATTCGCGGCATCCTGGAGCGGCGGGCCTTTCTGGAAGGGCAGCTGGCCACGGTCACGCCGCAGCGCACCCTGGTCACGGCCGAAGGCGGGCGCGTGCTGCCCCCGGCCGAGGAGCTGCGGGCGCTCAAGACCAGGTACGTGTCGCTCACGGCCACGCATTCGGACAAGCACCCGGAGGTCATCAAGCTGCGCGAGCAGATCGCGGCCCTGGAGGGCAGCGGCGTGAGCGTGGACCTGGCCGAGGAGCTGGCGGCCGCACGCGCCAACCTGGCGGACCTGAATGCCAGGTATGGCCAGAAACACCCGGACGTGCAGGCGGCCGAGCGCCGCGTGGCGGCCCTGGAGGAGAGCGGCGCGGGACGCAGTCGCATGGTGGCCAGTTCCGTGGCCGACAGCGCGGACAACCCGGCCTGGATGGCCCTCAAAAGCCAGCTGCAGGCCACGGACATGGACCTGCGCAGCCAGCAGGCCATGCTCGCGGACCTGCGCCTCCGTCAGGATGAGCTGACCCGCCGCCTGGAGAACACGCCGCGGGTGGAACAGGAATACCGCAAGCTGGAGCGCGATCACCAGAACGCCCAGCTCAAATTCCAGGAGACCTCGCAGAAGCTCATGGCCGCGCGGGATTCCAAGGAGCTGGAAGAGGAGCGGGCGGGCGAGAAGCTGACCCTGATCGAACCGCCCATGCTCCCGGAAGTGCCTTCCAAGCCCAAGCGCATGCTGCTGATGCTGGTCGGTTTCGTCATGTCGCTGGGCTTCGGGGCCGGCTGCGGCGCCCTGGCCGAGGCCATGGACGGCTCGGTGCGCGGACTGCGCAGCCTGCACGCCCTGACCAAGGCTCCGCTCCTGGGGTCCATCCCCTACGTGGCCACGGGCGCTGAAGTGGCCCGGCGCAAGCGCAAGATCACCATGGCCGTGACCGGAATGGCGGGGGCGCTTGCGGTGCTGGTACTGCTCTTCCACGTGTATGTGCGGCCCTTGGACATCATTTTTTATCAGATCATGGACCGGTTTTAG
- a CDS encoding outer membrane beta-barrel protein: MTLCIKRLAAVFLAGILILGPAAKSGVCETVVTPSVGARTAFDDSTLGKGDSDLEFQLSPSFKVEGGSEVTRLGLQGRLDAYQYAEHDDYSRENAQLGADVSHGVSERLQLRLGAKWVRDHSVESEFDESGITTEKAARNHYTATPGLTLRVSERDDVSVEGSAGIMQYESTGYTDYLSTGLTTTWSHAVGDGLWRIIGQAGAQNYRFDRVDGETEQMVLSALAGFAWKASETLEFQVLGGVSQTESDVDFDWGQSMDDSQMTFSGSVSGTWTDEIWRLTLSADRSESPSTYGELITRDRLRASFGRNMTERLYLGLQLAWYMSKTAGLVQDENTQTYSLGPTLRYRLAEDITLDGGYQFTHEDDIEAEEVTDRNRVYLGVTVAWPGVW, encoded by the coding sequence ATGACGCTCTGCATCAAACGTCTTGCCGCCGTGTTTCTGGCCGGCATTCTCATCCTTGGCCCGGCCGCGAAAAGCGGCGTGTGCGAAACCGTGGTCACGCCATCCGTGGGGGCGCGCACGGCCTTTGACGACAGCACCCTTGGCAAGGGCGACTCGGACCTGGAATTTCAGCTCTCTCCGTCCTTCAAGGTCGAAGGGGGCTCCGAGGTGACGCGTCTGGGGCTGCAGGGACGCCTGGACGCCTATCAGTACGCCGAGCACGACGACTACAGCCGTGAAAACGCGCAGCTCGGGGCCGACGTCTCCCACGGTGTCAGCGAGCGGTTGCAGCTGCGCCTTGGCGCGAAATGGGTCCGCGACCACAGCGTCGAGAGCGAGTTTGACGAATCGGGCATCACCACGGAGAAGGCGGCGCGCAATCACTACACCGCCACCCCGGGCCTGACCCTGCGCGTGAGCGAGCGCGACGACGTGTCCGTGGAGGGCAGCGCGGGGATTATGCAGTACGAATCCACGGGCTACACCGACTATTTGTCCACGGGCCTGACCACGACCTGGAGCCACGCCGTGGGCGACGGCCTGTGGCGGATCATCGGCCAGGCCGGGGCCCAGAACTACCGCTTCGACCGCGTCGACGGCGAGACGGAGCAGATGGTCCTCTCCGCCCTGGCCGGTTTCGCCTGGAAAGCCTCCGAGACCCTGGAATTCCAGGTCCTGGGCGGAGTCAGCCAGACCGAATCGGACGTGGATTTTGACTGGGGCCAGAGCATGGACGACAGTCAGATGACGTTCTCGGGTTCGGTCTCGGGCACGTGGACGGACGAAATCTGGAGACTGACGTTAAGCGCCGACAGGTCCGAGTCGCCCTCGACCTACGGCGAACTCATCACCCGCGACCGCCTGCGGGCCTCTTTCGGACGCAACATGACCGAACGCCTTTATCTCGGGCTGCAGCTGGCCTGGTACATGTCCAAGACCGCAGGCCTGGTGCAGGACGAGAACACGCAGACCTACAGCCTCGGCCCGACCCTGCGCTATCGCCTGGCCGAGGACATCACCCTCGACGGCGGCTACCAGTTCACCCACGAAGACGACATCGAGGCGGAAGAGGTGACGGACCGCAACCGCGTGTATCTGGGCGTGACGGTGGCATGGCCGGGGGTTTGGTGA
- a CDS encoding polysaccharide biosynthesis/export family protein: protein MSFFMRTSILFFLLCAAAHAGQSPTFPLGSGDVLEISVWGDESLARKVLVRPDGKISFPLVGDMQAAGVSVEDLRAELETRIGEYIHGAPVTVMLIESRSPKVSVVGKVQKPGVFPMDGPMSVLQALAMAGGMTPYASTGSVRVVRTDAAGAQSYLPFDYDHIAGGKSLEQNVLLVPGDIVIVP, encoded by the coding sequence ATGAGTTTTTTCATGCGGACATCGATTCTTTTTTTCCTGCTTTGCGCCGCCGCCCATGCCGGTCAGAGCCCGACCTTTCCCCTGGGCAGCGGGGATGTGCTTGAAATTTCCGTGTGGGGCGACGAGAGCCTGGCGCGCAAGGTGCTGGTGCGTCCGGACGGCAAGATTTCCTTTCCCCTGGTCGGGGACATGCAGGCCGCCGGGGTCAGCGTCGAGGATCTGCGGGCGGAGCTTGAGACCAGGATCGGCGAATACATCCACGGTGCGCCCGTGACCGTGATGCTCATCGAGTCGCGCAGCCCCAAGGTCTCCGTGGTCGGCAAGGTGCAAAAACCCGGCGTGTTTCCCATGGATGGGCCCATGTCCGTGCTGCAGGCCCTGGCCATGGCCGGGGGCATGACGCCGTACGCCTCGACCGGTTCGGTGCGTGTCGTGCGTACGGACGCGGCGGGCGCGCAGAGCTATCTTCCCTTTGACTACGACCACATCGCGGGCGGCAAGAGTCTGGAGCAGAACGTCCTGCTCGTACCCGGCGACATCGTCATCGTCCCCTGA
- a CDS encoding PilZ domain-containing protein gives MTQKRPLLWLNTDLDRYLRDQDGSGGEAMAAPGAPLQTVADDSAQDRRRATRQLLSGFAVVHTLDPDGRKGRYRVAQLRDISTTGIGLRLNSTEPESFMEGREFEVLFQFSDQGKPLHMACTACRKALDEAGVIIGAVFRNPLGSLAEISC, from the coding sequence ATGACACAAAAACGTCCCCTCCTCTGGCTGAACACCGACCTTGACCGCTATTTGCGAGACCAGGACGGGTCCGGCGGCGAGGCCATGGCTGCCCCGGGCGCCCCTTTGCAGACCGTTGCCGATGACAGCGCGCAGGACCGGCGCAGAGCGACCCGGCAGCTTCTGTCCGGCTTTGCCGTTGTCCACACGCTGGACCCGGACGGGCGCAAGGGGCGGTATCGGGTGGCGCAGCTGCGCGACATCTCGACCACAGGCATCGGTTTGCGCCTGAATTCGACCGAACCCGAGAGTTTCATGGAGGGCCGTGAATTCGAGGTTCTCTTCCAGTTTTCGGATCAGGGAAAACCTTTGCACATGGCCTGCACCGCCTGTCGCAAGGCGCTGGACGAGGCCGGGGTGATAATCGGCGCGGTCTTCAGAAATCCCCTGGGGTCACTGGCTGAAATCAGTTGCTGA
- a CDS encoding sigma-54 dependent transcriptional regulator, with protein MGSVLIIHERSDICHLLSPAIESHGHECFSLASCVDAAHVLKSNAFDIVILDIDITEKPGEAIAALAKSECRPHILIITNGCNPVILEEAIRAGAWDVICAPFTQDELGQAINRCLHHRRARMGVKSHGDIKRDAIIGTSPCLEHCLDHIATAAHSNVNILILGETGTGKELFANAIHENSTRATNSFIVVDCTNIPRTLAESLLFGHERGSFTGAAESRDGLFRQADGGTIFLDEIGDLDLDVQKSLLRVLQERRFRPLSSKKEVASNFRLVAATNRNLEDMVKRGEFRKDLYHRLCTNVIQLPPLRERKEDILPIASYHARQICAELGCEEKEISYELHHALTLYDWPGNVRELINVLHATAQNGTGECRLYPQHLPVDIRTKVMLKRSGRPQTGDYLVAPEACDCTSGNGSRPCPFLPPAATLACRTPGFANTNRQPPADSGPTASTKERPAPGLLAGSPMNHKPGNGFAHIEGPYIALPLAPENAIDSQLLPLRTVRELAMQEVEAAYLKRLVASSQGNFQRALAISGLSRARLYDLLSKHTMSISGS; from the coding sequence ATGGGATCAGTACTTATCATTCATGAACGCAGTGATATTTGTCACCTGCTGAGTCCGGCCATCGAGAGCCATGGACATGAATGCTTTTCCCTTGCCTCCTGTGTCGATGCCGCCCATGTCCTTAAAAGCAACGCATTCGACATTGTCATCCTTGATATCGACATCACGGAAAAACCCGGCGAAGCCATAGCAGCGCTGGCCAAATCCGAGTGCAGGCCGCACATCCTGATCATCACAAACGGCTGCAATCCAGTGATCCTGGAAGAGGCCATCCGCGCCGGAGCATGGGACGTCATCTGCGCACCGTTCACGCAGGATGAACTCGGCCAGGCCATCAACCGCTGCCTGCATCACCGCCGCGCCAGAATGGGAGTAAAAAGCCATGGCGACATCAAGCGCGATGCCATCATCGGGACCAGCCCGTGCCTGGAGCATTGCCTGGACCACATCGCCACCGCAGCGCACAGCAACGTCAACATCCTCATCCTGGGCGAGACCGGAACCGGCAAGGAACTCTTCGCCAACGCCATCCACGAAAACAGCACACGGGCGACGAACAGCTTCATCGTCGTGGACTGCACCAATATCCCGAGGACCCTGGCCGAGAGCCTGCTCTTCGGCCACGAGCGCGGCTCGTTCACCGGGGCTGCCGAATCGCGGGACGGCCTCTTCCGCCAGGCCGACGGGGGGACCATTTTCCTGGACGAGATCGGAGATCTGGATCTTGACGTGCAGAAATCCCTGCTGCGGGTCCTGCAGGAACGCCGCTTCCGCCCCTTGAGCTCCAAAAAGGAGGTCGCCAGCAATTTCAGGCTGGTCGCGGCCACCAACCGCAACCTTGAAGACATGGTCAAGCGGGGCGAGTTCCGCAAGGATCTTTATCATCGACTGTGTACCAACGTGATCCAACTTCCGCCCCTGCGCGAACGAAAAGAAGACATCCTGCCCATCGCAAGCTACCATGCGCGGCAGATTTGCGCCGAACTCGGCTGCGAGGAAAAAGAGATCTCCTACGAGCTGCACCACGCCCTGACCCTGTACGACTGGCCCGGCAATGTGCGAGAGTTGATCAACGTCCTGCACGCCACGGCGCAGAACGGCACGGGCGAATGCAGGCTCTACCCCCAGCACCTGCCCGTGGACATCCGCACCAAGGTGATGCTCAAGCGCTCCGGCAGACCCCAGACCGGCGACTACCTCGTGGCCCCGGAAGCATGCGACTGCACCTCCGGCAACGGAAGCCGCCCCTGCCCGTTCCTGCCGCCCGCAGCCACTTTGGCTTGCCGGACACCGGGCTTTGCGAACACAAACCGGCAACCGCCCGCCGACAGCGGCCCCACAGCGTCGACAAAAGAGCGCCCGGCACCCGGCCTGCTTGCCGGCTCGCCCATGAATCACAAACCCGGCAATGGCTTTGCCCACATCGAAGGCCCCTACATCGCCCTGCCCCTGGCCCCGGAAAACGCCATTGATTCGCAACTGCTCCCTTTGCGCACAGTCCGTGAACTGGCCATGCAGGAAGTGGAGGCCGCCTACTTGAAACGTCTGGTGGCCAGCAGCCAAGGCAACTTCCAACGTGCCCTGGCCATCTCCGGCCTCTCCCGCGCCCGCCTCTACGACCTGCTCAGCAAGCACACCATGAGCATCAGCGGGAGCTGA
- a CDS encoding VPLPA-CTERM sorting domain-containing protein, which produces MQIKMKGLVLAVVLLLCAGNAWASLVNINYGKVYNYTLQNWDSISTTQFSINFGDFSSYGFCIDPITEISKNNYSYTLTDLNEDYFSAAYLMHTFAENQYDINTRKETVGLQAAIWSSVDNNSNYEPLFNYLRQKDYYEYYIDNVPSSFSEELQNILKNEYKILIPYLTSIDGSEIFKQALIVKYPSSSVPLPGAAILLGSGLIGLVGLRRRQIR; this is translated from the coding sequence ATGCAGATCAAGATGAAGGGACTTGTGCTGGCGGTGGTATTGCTTTTGTGCGCCGGGAATGCGTGGGCGTCGCTCGTAAATATTAACTATGGGAAAGTATATAACTATACATTGCAAAATTGGGACTCTATCTCAACAACACAATTTTCGATAAATTTCGGCGATTTCAGCTCATACGGATTTTGCATTGATCCAATCACAGAAATTTCAAAAAATAATTACTCATATACATTAACAGATTTGAATGAAGATTATTTTTCTGCAGCATATCTCATGCATACATTCGCAGAAAATCAATACGATATTAATACTCGAAAAGAAACTGTAGGCCTTCAAGCAGCCATTTGGAGCTCTGTCGACAACAACAGTAATTACGAGCCATTATTCAATTATCTACGACAAAAAGATTATTATGAATATTACATCGATAATGTACCATCATCATTTTCTGAAGAACTTCAGAATATATTAAAAAATGAATACAAAATATTAATCCCCTATTTAACCAGCATTGATGGCAGTGAAATCTTTAAACAAGCACTTATAGTAAAATACCCTTCCTCCTCCGTCCCCCTCCCCGGCGCGGCCATTCTGTTGGGTTCCGGATTGATCGGGCTGGTCGGGCTGCGGCGTCGGCAGATTCGCTGA
- a CDS encoding DUF882 domain-containing protein: MNHSRRHFLCRMANLAAAGIVLSAAPAALAALPSQTGARSLAFEHTHTREKLRIIYAVGDKYVPEALKKLNHLLRDHYSDQVCRMDPKLFDYLYRLKQTLGSDAPFQVISGYRCPATNTKLRQKSRGGVAKRSLHMEGKALDIRITGVSLHDLRDAAKASRRGGVGFYPQDKFVHVDTGAVRSW; this comes from the coding sequence ATGAACCACTCACGCCGTCATTTCCTGTGCCGCATGGCCAATCTGGCCGCCGCCGGCATAGTGCTTTCCGCCGCCCCTGCGGCCCTGGCCGCCCTGCCATCCCAGACCGGAGCGCGCAGCCTGGCCTTCGAGCACACGCACACACGCGAAAAGCTGCGCATCATTTATGCAGTGGGGGACAAGTATGTTCCCGAGGCGCTCAAAAAACTCAACCATCTCCTGCGCGACCATTATTCCGACCAGGTCTGCCGCATGGACCCGAAGCTTTTTGACTACCTGTACAGGCTCAAACAGACCCTTGGCAGCGATGCCCCGTTCCAGGTCATTTCCGGCTACCGCTGCCCGGCTACAAACACGAAACTGCGCCAGAAAAGCAGGGGCGGGGTCGCCAAACGGAGCCTGCACATGGAAGGCAAGGCGCTGGACATCCGCATCACGGGCGTCTCGCTGCATGACCTGCGCGATGCGGCCAAGGCCTCCCGCCGGGGCGGCGTGGGCTTTTACCCGCAGGACAAATTCGTGCACGTCGATACAGGAGCGGTGCGGAGCTGGTAA
- a CDS encoding murein L,D-transpeptidase — MSTLLLGLFFLTGFWATAFADDSLLWFRDDRPGSEAFEAVAILADAATEGLSPRKYGAAALGQALEASQGPEALPLGVIMRLEQDLTEAMVRYFRDLHFGQIDPRQIQENFTPPAPDRFDPLTHLQRAVQEQRLREAVREAAPQVPLYGRLREALVQYRQLAEDPVFSQLWQSSLPPLPNGKLEIGESYAGMPLVVLRLIALGDLPRETVMTERYEGHIVKGIMDFQVRHGLEPDGVIGRKTYAQLGVTPSGRVRQIELSMERLRWTPLLHAPRMIAVNIPEHVLEAYEIQNGTVQVQTTMRVIIGSALNTRTPLFDGRMRSIEFSPYWNVPLSIARSEVVPKILRDPSYFVRQGFELVAADGQIITTLSMNDLEAVRSGQMRIRQRPGPKNALGDIKFIFPNKDSIFLHHTPTTHLFEKQRRDLSHGCIRVEDPVGLAKFVLQHDQVWGEERIREAMSAGVSTTLRLREPLQVVLAYNTVQVKSGGRVHFFQDIYGQDKLLDRALRRSVQTSQ; from the coding sequence GTGTCTACCTTGCTGCTGGGCCTGTTTTTTTTGACGGGTTTCTGGGCGACGGCCTTTGCCGACGACAGCCTGCTCTGGTTCAGGGATGACAGGCCGGGCAGCGAGGCGTTTGAGGCTGTAGCTATCCTGGCGGATGCCGCCACCGAAGGGCTTTCGCCGCGAAAATACGGCGCAGCCGCCCTTGGTCAGGCGCTGGAGGCGTCGCAGGGCCCCGAGGCTCTGCCTTTGGGCGTCATCATGCGCCTTGAGCAGGATTTGACGGAGGCGATGGTCCGCTATTTCAGAGATCTGCATTTCGGGCAGATCGATCCGCGCCAGATCCAGGAGAATTTCACCCCGCCTGCCCCCGACAGGTTTGATCCGCTTACCCACCTGCAAAGGGCGGTGCAGGAACAGCGTCTGCGGGAGGCCGTGCGCGAGGCCGCTCCGCAGGTGCCGCTTTATGGCCGCTTGCGAGAGGCCCTGGTTCAATACCGCCAGCTTGCCGAGGATCCGGTTTTCAGCCAGTTGTGGCAGTCGTCGCTGCCTCCGCTACCGAACGGCAAGCTGGAAATCGGGGAGTCCTATGCCGGGATGCCGCTGGTTGTGCTGCGCCTCATCGCCCTTGGCGACCTGCCGCGCGAAACAGTCATGACCGAACGCTATGAAGGCCATATCGTGAAGGGCATCATGGATTTTCAGGTCCGGCACGGGCTGGAGCCGGATGGCGTTATCGGCCGCAAGACGTATGCGCAACTCGGGGTCACGCCATCCGGCCGCGTGCGCCAGATCGAGCTGTCCATGGAGAGGCTGCGCTGGACGCCGCTCCTGCATGCGCCGCGCATGATAGCCGTCAATATTCCGGAACACGTCCTGGAGGCCTACGAGATTCAGAATGGTACGGTCCAGGTTCAGACGACGATGCGGGTTATCATCGGCAGCGCTCTCAATACGCGCACGCCGCTTTTTGACGGGCGGATGCGGTCCATCGAGTTCAGCCCCTACTGGAACGTCCCCCTGTCCATCGCGCGCTCCGAGGTCGTGCCCAAAATTTTGCGCGACCCGAGCTATTTCGTGCGGCAGGGGTTTGAATTGGTCGCTGCCGACGGCCAGATCATCACGACTTTGTCCATGAATGATCTGGAAGCCGTGCGCAGTGGGCAGATGCGGATTCGTCAGCGGCCTGGCCCCAAGAATGCCCTAGGCGACATCAAGTTCATATTCCCCAACAAAGACAGCATCTTTTTGCATCATACGCCAACCACGCATCTTTTTGAAAAGCAGCGGCGCGATTTGAGTCATGGTTGCATTCGAGTGGAAGACCCGGTAGGGCTGGCGAAATTTGTCCTGCAACATGATCAGGTCTGGGGCGAAGAGCGCATCCGCGAAGCAATGAGCGCAGGCGTTTCGACCACGCTCCGTCTGCGGGAGCCCCTGCAGGTCGTGCTGGCTTACAACACGGTGCAGGTCAAAAGCGGTGGCCGCGTCCACTTTTTTCAAGACATTTACGGACAGGACAAACTTCTTGATCGGGCCTTGCGCAGATCTGTCCAAACCAGCCAATGA